In one Kitasatospora cineracea genomic region, the following are encoded:
- a CDS encoding PP2C family protein-serine/threonine phosphatase, which translates to MSATGWIRDVLHGPTPGPVPGTVTGTWPRTSHALPLIGMLLIVSLDLLTNSQVTVEPALTAVPALAAVVSRRAWYPLLTGALAEACAFGMAWYNEVLGQSVHTATVAAIIIIAGIGHLSVNLRLRQELALAEAQLVAEIARRVLLRPIPGRVGPVRAAVRYAAAAAHASIGGDLYEVVNTRHGVRAVMGDVRGKGLAAVETAAAVLGAFREAAHQEPALEKVAGWLAVSLDRALHENDHPGVEEEFVTLVLVGVRPDGVLEIANCGHPPPVLLRGEDAPRLLAADETVPPLGVLDPEDVCPPLQLVPVEPGDRILLYTDGVIEARDHGGAFYPLTDRLPLLADDGPGDVLQRLHDDVVRHVGHKLGDDAAMLLLQFDPVVLPAQAAPRDEAAVPGRLEG; encoded by the coding sequence TTGAGCGCGACCGGATGGATCAGGGACGTCCTCCACGGCCCCACCCCAGGCCCGGTACCGGGCACCGTCACCGGCACCTGGCCCAGGACCTCGCACGCCCTGCCGCTGATCGGCATGCTGCTGATCGTCTCCCTCGACCTGCTGACCAACAGCCAGGTCACCGTCGAGCCCGCCCTGACCGCCGTCCCCGCCCTCGCCGCCGTGGTCTCCCGCCGCGCCTGGTACCCGCTGCTGACCGGCGCGCTGGCCGAGGCCTGCGCGTTCGGCATGGCCTGGTACAACGAGGTGCTGGGCCAGTCCGTGCACACCGCCACCGTCGCCGCGATCATCATCATCGCCGGCATCGGCCACCTCAGCGTCAACCTCCGGCTGCGCCAGGAACTCGCGCTCGCCGAAGCCCAGTTGGTCGCCGAGATCGCCCGCCGGGTGCTGCTGCGCCCGATCCCCGGACGGGTCGGGCCGGTCCGCGCCGCCGTCCGCTACGCCGCCGCCGCCGCGCACGCCTCGATCGGCGGCGACCTCTACGAGGTGGTCAACACCCGGCACGGCGTGCGCGCCGTGATGGGCGACGTCCGCGGCAAGGGGCTGGCCGCCGTCGAGACCGCCGCCGCCGTGCTCGGCGCGTTCCGCGAGGCCGCCCACCAGGAGCCCGCGCTGGAGAAGGTGGCCGGCTGGCTCGCCGTCAGTCTCGACCGGGCCCTGCACGAGAACGACCACCCCGGCGTGGAGGAGGAGTTCGTCACCCTGGTGCTGGTCGGCGTCCGCCCCGACGGCGTCCTGGAGATCGCCAACTGCGGCCACCCGCCGCCCGTCCTGCTCCGCGGCGAGGACGCCCCGCGGCTGCTCGCCGCCGACGAGACCGTCCCCCCGCTGGGCGTCCTCGACCCCGAGGACGTCTGCCCGCCGCTCCAGCTCGTCCCGGTCGAGCCCGGCGACCGGATCCTGCTCTACACCGACGGCGTCATCGAGGCCCGCGACCACGGCGGCGCCTTCTACCCCCTCACCGACCGCCTTCCGCTGCTCGCCGACGACGGCCCCGGCGACGTCCTGCAGCGCCTGCACGACGACGTGGTCCGGCACGTCGGCCACAAGCTCGGCGACGACGCGGCGATGCTGCTGCTCCAGTTCGACCCGGTCGTGCTGCCCGCGCAGGCCGCCCCGCGCGACGAGGCCGCCGTCCCCGGGCGCCTGGAAGGCTAG
- a CDS encoding FtsX-like permease family protein: MKPTAWRAALRIARRDAARAKGRSALVLAMIALPVLGVAGVDVIARSAQLEPAEKAARAMGTATAAVTMSSRGATELQTPDGSENTTRTPAAGQAQTPEQQRSANTDPARLLTELLPGAVLVPDGMYKSTSATTAEGRMTVMAGEADLTDPVWHGKLNVVEGTAPTQPDQIAATRGFLERAGLRIGDRTAFHGLEARPYTITAVAEDPARLDRVMLYGRPGAVVQPLVQADTGGADSEPRDGDSWLVKLPGGARIDWAGVKRLNDYGFTAVSRDVLLHPPARSEVPYYAEQAQYSSYVNKSVLAVAALVPGMALLEIVLLAGPAFAVGARRSRRQLGLLAAGGGDRSHVRAVVLAGGAVLGAGGAVLGLVGGVGLVAVLREQLEGYGGQRFGHFDVQPLDLLGVALVGLVTGLLAAVVPAVQASRQDVVEALTGRGGSKPANRIIAVLGAVMVAGGTGLALLCAVTNTAPVPGLLGGSVIAELGMLLCTPLLIGLFGRLGRHLPLSPRLALRDSVRNRGRTAPAVAAVMAAVAGAVAVGIYHTSDVERQRQDYRPSLPAGAVALLEGGRADGDASRFAALREAAEKDLGALGERADVLSPTAVPGDCRVSYKCGFVQALKTPDKRCPAQDATTDEQRRQAMADPRCAGMRGLPTDLTSMFGDVLIGDAALLRNLLDVRDPAAEQALAAGKALVFRPDHVADGKVALRAEEQPTQAQIDANDYRGKTRDVTVDAVEAHSPLPFATVVLSREAAQRAGLGVRSEGALWKPAAAPSDGRVQKATDHLSKLDDTVYLEVEQGFKPQRDVITVGLTAFAALVALGAAGIATGLAAADSQQDLATLAAVGASGGIRRRLSGFQCGVIAAMGSVLGLLCGTVPAVALRLLEARNATVWINGVPSGHEKAVIAVPWLNLGGLLVGLPLVAVLLAALLTRSRIGLTRRAG; the protein is encoded by the coding sequence GTGAAGCCGACCGCCTGGCGCGCCGCCCTGCGGATCGCCCGCCGCGACGCCGCCCGGGCCAAGGGCCGCAGCGCCCTGGTGCTGGCGATGATCGCGCTGCCGGTGCTCGGCGTGGCCGGCGTGGACGTGATCGCCCGCAGCGCCCAGCTGGAGCCCGCGGAGAAGGCCGCCCGCGCGATGGGCACCGCCACGGCCGCCGTCACCATGTCCTCCCGCGGCGCCACCGAGCTGCAGACCCCCGACGGCAGCGAGAACACCACCCGGACGCCCGCGGCGGGCCAGGCGCAGACCCCCGAGCAGCAGCGCAGCGCCAACACCGACCCCGCGCGGCTGCTCACCGAACTGCTGCCCGGCGCCGTGCTGGTGCCGGACGGGATGTACAAGAGCACCTCGGCCACCACCGCCGAGGGCCGGATGACGGTGATGGCCGGCGAGGCCGACCTCACCGACCCGGTCTGGCACGGCAAGCTGAACGTGGTGGAGGGCACCGCCCCCACCCAGCCCGACCAGATCGCCGCCACCCGCGGCTTCCTGGAGCGCGCCGGCCTGCGGATCGGCGACCGCACCGCGTTCCACGGCCTGGAGGCCAGGCCCTACACCATCACCGCCGTCGCCGAGGACCCCGCCCGACTGGACCGGGTCATGCTGTACGGCCGCCCCGGCGCGGTGGTCCAGCCGCTGGTGCAGGCCGACACCGGCGGCGCCGACAGCGAGCCGCGCGACGGGGACAGCTGGCTGGTCAAGCTGCCCGGCGGGGCCCGGATCGACTGGGCCGGGGTCAAGCGACTCAACGACTACGGCTTCACGGCGGTCTCCCGGGACGTCCTGCTGCACCCGCCGGCCCGCTCCGAGGTGCCCTACTACGCGGAACAGGCCCAGTACTCCTCCTACGTGAACAAGAGCGTGCTGGCCGTCGCCGCGCTGGTGCCCGGCATGGCCCTGCTGGAGATCGTGCTGCTCGCCGGACCGGCGTTCGCGGTCGGCGCCCGCCGCTCGCGCCGCCAGCTCGGCCTGCTCGCGGCCGGCGGCGGCGACCGCTCGCACGTCCGGGCCGTGGTGCTGGCCGGCGGCGCGGTGCTCGGCGCCGGCGGCGCCGTGCTCGGCCTGGTCGGCGGCGTGGGCCTGGTCGCGGTGCTGCGCGAGCAGCTCGAGGGCTACGGCGGACAGCGCTTCGGCCACTTCGACGTCCAGCCCCTCGACCTGCTCGGCGTCGCCCTGGTCGGCCTGGTCACCGGCCTGCTCGCGGCCGTGGTCCCCGCCGTCCAGGCCTCCCGGCAGGACGTGGTCGAGGCGCTCACCGGCCGCGGCGGCAGCAAGCCCGCCAACCGGATCATCGCGGTGCTCGGCGCCGTGATGGTGGCCGGCGGCACCGGACTGGCCCTGCTCTGCGCGGTCACCAACACCGCCCCCGTGCCGGGCCTGCTCGGCGGCTCGGTGATCGCCGAACTCGGCATGCTGCTGTGCACCCCGCTGCTGATCGGCCTGTTCGGGCGGCTCGGCCGCCACCTGCCGCTCAGCCCGCGGCTCGCGCTGCGCGACTCGGTGCGCAACCGCGGCCGCACCGCCCCCGCCGTGGCCGCCGTGATGGCCGCCGTGGCCGGCGCCGTCGCGGTGGGCATCTACCACACCAGCGACGTCGAACGGCAGCGCCAGGACTACCGGCCCAGCCTGCCGGCCGGCGCGGTCGCGCTGCTGGAGGGCGGCCGCGCGGACGGCGACGCGAGCCGGTTCGCCGCCCTGCGCGAGGCCGCCGAGAAGGACCTCGGCGCCCTCGGCGAGCGCGCCGACGTGCTGAGCCCCACCGCCGTCCCCGGCGACTGCCGGGTCAGCTACAAGTGCGGGTTCGTCCAGGCGCTGAAGACCCCGGACAAGCGCTGCCCGGCCCAGGACGCCACCACCGACGAGCAGCGCCGGCAGGCGATGGCCGACCCCCGGTGCGCCGGCATGCGGGGACTGCCCACCGACCTGACCAGCATGTTCGGCGACGTCCTGATCGGTGACGCGGCACTGCTGCGCAACCTGCTCGACGTCCGCGACCCGGCCGCCGAACAGGCCCTGGCCGCGGGCAAGGCCCTGGTGTTCCGTCCCGACCACGTCGCCGACGGAAAGGTCGCGCTGCGCGCCGAGGAGCAGCCCACCCAGGCGCAGATCGACGCCAACGACTACCGGGGCAAGACCCGGGACGTCACCGTGGACGCCGTCGAGGCGCACTCGCCGCTCCCGTTCGCCACCGTCGTGCTGAGCCGGGAGGCCGCCCAGCGGGCCGGGCTGGGCGTCCGCTCGGAGGGGGCGCTGTGGAAGCCCGCCGCGGCGCCGTCCGACGGCCGGGTCCAGAAGGCCACCGACCACCTCTCCAAGCTCGACGACACCGTCTACCTGGAGGTCGAGCAGGGCTTCAAGCCGCAGCGCGACGTCATCACGGTCGGCCTGACCGCCTTCGCCGCCCTGGTCGCGCTCGGCGCGGCCGGCATCGCCACCGGCCTGGCCGCCGCCGACTCCCAGCAGGACCTGGCCACGCTGGCCGCGGTCGGCGCGTCCGGCGGCATCCGGCGGCGGCTGTCCGGCTTCCAGTGCGGGGTGATCGCCGCGATGGGCTCGGTGCTCGGCCTGCTCTGCGGGACCGTCCCGGCGGTGGCGCTGCGGCTGCTGGAGGCCCGCAACGCCACGGTCTGGATCAACGGCGTGCCGTCCGGCCACGAGAAGGCGGTCATCGCCGTCCCGTGGCTGAACCTCGGCGGCCTGCTGGTCGGCCTGCCGCTGGTCGCGGTGCTGCTGGCCGCGCTGCTCACCCGCTCCCGGATCGGCCTGACCCGCCGGGCCGGCTGA
- a CDS encoding endonuclease/exonuclease/phosphatase family protein produces MTTLRIATYNLLHGQPLAPDGSPAPLPAEPGAPLAEAVASLDADVLALQEVDRYQERSGRTDQAALAAKATGATDWRFAAALHGTPAPSAGWIADPERPGLAVYGPADLADDSRPSYGTALLTRLPVLHWRARRFAPAPFGLPLRVAGRRGLTPVPDEPRAALAAVLAGPGGEFTVVAAHLSFVPGWNVGQLAAIRRWIADLPQPYLVLGDFNLIGAVPRTVLGSAHAIQRTAKRERVRTARRTRLQGWYDLARTPTYPSHRPTVQFDHILGIGVPRSAVGSVSAPRTGVSDHRPLVVEIEV; encoded by the coding sequence GTGACCACACTGCGGATCGCCACGTACAACCTGCTGCACGGCCAACCGCTCGCCCCCGACGGCAGCCCCGCGCCCCTCCCGGCCGAGCCGGGCGCCCCGCTGGCCGAGGCCGTCGCCTCGCTCGACGCCGACGTGCTGGCCCTCCAGGAGGTCGACCGGTACCAGGAGCGCTCCGGCCGCACCGACCAGGCGGCCCTCGCCGCGAAGGCCACGGGCGCCACCGACTGGCGCTTCGCCGCCGCCCTGCACGGCACCCCCGCCCCCTCGGCGGGCTGGATCGCCGACCCGGAGCGGCCCGGCCTCGCCGTCTACGGGCCGGCCGACCTGGCCGACGACTCCCGCCCCTCGTACGGCACCGCGCTGCTCACCCGGCTGCCGGTGCTGCACTGGCGGGCCCGCCGGTTCGCCCCGGCGCCGTTCGGGCTGCCGCTGCGGGTCGCCGGGCGGCGCGGGCTGACGCCGGTGCCGGACGAGCCGCGGGCCGCGCTCGCCGCGGTGCTGGCCGGGCCGGGCGGGGAGTTCACGGTGGTGGCCGCGCACCTGTCCTTCGTGCCGGGCTGGAACGTCGGGCAGCTGGCCGCGATCCGGCGCTGGATCGCCGACCTGCCGCAGCCCTACCTGGTGCTCGGCGACTTCAACCTGATCGGCGCGGTGCCGCGCACCGTGCTCGGCTCGGCGCACGCGATCCAGCGCACCGCCAAGCGCGAACGGGTGCGCACCGCCCGGCGGACCAGGCTGCAGGGCTGGTACGACCTCGCCCGCACCCCGACGTACCCCTCGCACCGGCCGACCGTGCAGTTCGACCACATCCTGGGCATCGGCGTCCCGCGCAGCGCGGTCGGCTCGGTCTCGGCGCCCCGCACGGGGGTGTCCGACCACCGGCCGCTGGTGGTCGAGATCGAGGTCTAG
- a CDS encoding PadR family transcriptional regulator, producing MSIRHGLLALLDQGPRYGYQLRSEFEARTGATWPLNVGQVYTTLGRLERDGLVEAAGEDDEGHQFYSVTDEGRAELRRWFDTPVPRTNPPRDELAIKLAMAVAIPGVDVAAVVHGQRRHSMQALQDYTRLKGRALAADDGSGKDLAWLLVLEQLIFQTEAEIRWLDHCESRLAQHAERAAATPSEPAAPPARRAAKSRDRGRT from the coding sequence ATGTCGATCCGTCACGGCCTGCTCGCCCTGCTCGACCAGGGCCCGCGCTACGGCTACCAGCTGCGATCCGAGTTCGAGGCCAGGACGGGGGCGACCTGGCCGCTGAACGTCGGACAGGTCTACACCACGTTGGGCCGCCTGGAGCGCGACGGGCTGGTGGAGGCCGCCGGCGAGGACGACGAGGGCCACCAGTTCTACTCCGTCACCGACGAGGGACGCGCGGAACTGCGCCGCTGGTTCGACACCCCGGTACCGCGCACCAACCCGCCGCGCGACGAACTGGCGATCAAGCTGGCGATGGCGGTGGCCATCCCGGGGGTGGACGTGGCCGCGGTGGTGCACGGCCAGCGCCGGCACAGCATGCAGGCGCTCCAGGACTACACCCGGCTCAAGGGCCGGGCGCTGGCCGCGGACGACGGCTCCGGCAAGGACCTGGCCTGGCTGCTGGTGCTGGAACAGCTGATCTTCCAGACCGAGGCGGAGATCCGCTGGCTGGACCACTGCGAGTCCCGGCTCGCCCAGCACGCCGAACGCGCCGCCGCCACCCCGTCCGAACCCGCCGCGCCGCCCGCCCGGCGCGCCGCCAAGAGCCGCGACCGCGGCCGCACCTGA
- a CDS encoding ATP-dependent DNA helicase, with the protein MSSTEPLQHPAQLRELLQIPFNDEQLAAIGAPMEPGVIVAGAGSGKTTVMAARVVWLVGSGAVRPEQVLGLTFTNKAAGELAERVRAALLRAEVREQDEDALGEPQISTYHAFAGTLLKEHGLRLGIEPDVRLLADATRFQLAARVLRQARGPFPALTGTFSSLVAEIVALDSELAEHLVDPSQLRSYDEELLDRLATVKLTNEDLRAVPKAARGRQELLHLVEDYRARKQKLGLLDFGDQIAASARLATQRPEVGRLLREQYRVVLLDEYQDTSVAQRLMLAGLFGGGAGHPVTAVGDPCQAIYGWRGASVANLDDFPRHFPRADGSPAHRFALSENRRSGGRLLDFANRLAAPLRAMHEGVEALRPAPGAERDGYARVALLPTHAEEVDWLADSIAHQVRTGTAPGRIAVLCRAGSSFPDIHAALVARQVPVEVVGLGGLLQLPEVADLVAVCEVLQDPTANAALVRLLIGPRWRTGPRDLALLGRRAAELVRTARPGEQDALSAAVAETDPTEVVSLADALETFVDADQPDDLPFSPEARVRFARFAREIRELRRALAEPLMDVLHRVLTVTGLEVELSASPLALAARRRETLHSFLDIAASFADLDGDPGLAAFLGFLRAAQEYERGLDAGLPGGEDTVKVLTAHKSKGLEWDVVAVPGLVKGGFPSGQGRERWTSTRRVLPHALRGDAATLPGDPAWNAKGIGAFKKEMAQHGEVEELRLGYVAFTRPRSLLLASGHWWGPSQKRRRGPSDFLLQLRAHCERPDGGGEIEHWAAEPGPEEQNPAFDVSVETPWPLPLDPAAQHARRRVARVVRQRLAGAPAPEAEPMAVEDQRLVASWDRDLTALLGELERSRRTTRDVALPASLSATQLMRLAADPDGFARDLARPMPRPPAPAARRGTRFHAWVQSRYDQPLLLGPDALPGLDAEEIEDERDLERLKEAFLRGPYARRTPHRVEAPFQLVLAGRVVRGRIDAVYRDAGGGAGSPRYEVVDWKTGREDSGDPLQLAVYRLAWAEQAGVPVEQVTASFCYVRSGRIETPSGLPGRKELSDLLIGNR; encoded by the coding sequence ATGTCGTCGACTGAACCGCTGCAGCACCCGGCCCAGCTCCGCGAACTGCTCCAGATCCCGTTCAACGACGAGCAGTTGGCGGCCATCGGCGCGCCCATGGAACCCGGCGTGATCGTGGCCGGCGCGGGCTCCGGCAAGACCACCGTGATGGCCGCCCGGGTGGTCTGGCTGGTCGGCTCCGGCGCGGTGCGCCCCGAGCAGGTGCTCGGCCTGACCTTCACCAACAAGGCGGCCGGGGAGCTCGCCGAACGCGTCCGGGCCGCCCTGCTGCGCGCCGAGGTCCGCGAGCAGGACGAGGACGCCCTCGGCGAGCCGCAGATCTCCACCTACCACGCCTTCGCCGGGACGCTGCTGAAGGAGCACGGCCTGCGCCTGGGCATAGAGCCCGACGTCCGGCTGCTCGCCGACGCCACCCGCTTCCAGCTCGCCGCCCGGGTCCTGCGCCAGGCCCGCGGCCCGTTCCCGGCGCTCACCGGCACCTTCAGCTCGCTGGTCGCCGAGATCGTCGCGCTGGACTCCGAACTCGCCGAGCACCTGGTCGATCCCTCGCAACTGCGTTCGTACGACGAGGAGTTGCTTGACCGGCTGGCCACCGTCAAGCTCACCAACGAGGACCTGCGGGCCGTCCCGAAGGCCGCCCGCGGCCGACAGGAACTGCTGCACCTGGTCGAGGACTACCGGGCCCGCAAGCAGAAGCTCGGCCTGCTCGACTTCGGCGACCAGATCGCCGCCTCCGCCCGGCTCGCCACCCAGCGCCCCGAGGTCGGCAGGCTGCTGCGCGAGCAGTACCGGGTGGTGCTGCTGGACGAGTACCAGGACACCTCGGTGGCCCAACGCCTCATGCTGGCGGGCCTGTTCGGCGGCGGCGCCGGGCACCCGGTCACCGCGGTCGGCGACCCCTGCCAGGCGATCTACGGCTGGCGCGGCGCCTCGGTCGCCAACCTGGACGACTTCCCCCGGCACTTCCCGCGCGCCGACGGCAGCCCGGCGCACCGCTTCGCGCTCAGCGAGAACCGCCGCAGCGGCGGCCGGCTGCTCGACTTCGCCAACCGCCTCGCCGCCCCGCTGCGCGCCATGCACGAGGGCGTGGAGGCGCTGCGCCCCGCCCCCGGCGCCGAACGCGACGGCTACGCCCGCGTCGCGCTGCTGCCCACCCACGCCGAGGAGGTCGACTGGCTGGCCGACTCGATCGCCCACCAGGTGCGCACCGGCACCGCGCCCGGCCGGATCGCCGTGCTCTGCCGGGCCGGCAGCTCCTTCCCCGACATCCACGCCGCGCTGGTCGCCCGGCAGGTCCCGGTCGAGGTGGTCGGCCTCGGCGGGCTGCTCCAACTCCCCGAGGTGGCCGACCTGGTGGCGGTCTGCGAGGTGCTCCAGGACCCGACCGCCAACGCCGCCCTGGTCCGACTGCTGATCGGCCCGCGCTGGCGCACCGGCCCGCGCGACCTGGCCCTGCTCGGCCGCCGGGCCGCCGAACTCGTCCGCACCGCCCGCCCCGGCGAGCAGGACGCCCTGAGCGCCGCCGTCGCCGAGACCGACCCGACCGAGGTGGTCTCGCTGGCCGACGCGCTGGAGACCTTCGTCGACGCCGACCAGCCCGACGACCTGCCGTTCTCGCCCGAGGCCCGGGTGCGGTTCGCCCGGTTCGCCCGGGAGATCCGCGAACTGCGCCGGGCCCTGGCCGAACCGCTGATGGACGTCCTGCACCGGGTGCTCACCGTCACCGGCCTGGAGGTCGAACTCTCCGCCTCCCCGCTGGCGCTGGCCGCCCGCCGCCGCGAGACGCTGCACTCCTTCCTGGACATCGCCGCCTCCTTCGCCGACCTGGACGGCGATCCCGGCCTGGCCGCCTTCCTGGGCTTCCTGCGGGCCGCCCAGGAGTACGAGCGCGGCCTGGACGCCGGGCTGCCCGGCGGCGAGGACACCGTCAAGGTGCTGACCGCGCACAAGTCCAAGGGCCTGGAGTGGGACGTGGTCGCCGTCCCCGGCCTGGTCAAGGGCGGGTTCCCGTCCGGCCAGGGGCGCGAGCGCTGGACCTCCACCCGCCGGGTGCTGCCGCACGCCCTGCGCGGCGACGCCGCCACGCTGCCCGGCGACCCGGCCTGGAACGCCAAGGGCATCGGCGCGTTCAAGAAGGAGATGGCGCAGCACGGCGAGGTCGAGGAACTCCGGCTCGGCTACGTCGCGTTCACCCGGCCGCGCTCGCTGCTGCTGGCCTCCGGGCACTGGTGGGGGCCGTCCCAGAAGCGCCGCCGCGGGCCGTCCGACTTCCTGCTGCAGCTGCGCGCGCACTGCGAACGCCCCGACGGCGGCGGCGAGATCGAGCACTGGGCGGCCGAGCCCGGACCGGAGGAGCAGAACCCGGCGTTCGACGTCTCGGTGGAGACCCCCTGGCCGCTGCCGCTCGACCCGGCCGCCCAGCACGCCCGCCGCCGGGTCGCCCGGGTGGTGCGGCAGCGGCTGGCCGGCGCCCCCGCACCGGAGGCCGAGCCGATGGCCGTCGAGGACCAGCGGCTGGTGGCCTCCTGGGACCGCGACCTGACCGCCCTGCTCGGCGAGCTGGAGCGCTCCCGGCGCACCACCCGGGACGTCGCCCTGCCCGCCTCGCTGTCCGCCACCCAGCTGATGCGGCTGGCCGCCGACCCCGACGGCTTCGCCCGCGACCTGGCCCGCCCGATGCCCCGCCCGCCCGCGCCCGCCGCCCGCCGCGGCACCCGCTTCCACGCCTGGGTGCAGTCCCGCTACGACCAGCCGCTGCTGCTCGGCCCCGACGCGCTGCCCGGCCTGGACGCCGAGGAGATCGAGGACGAGCGCGACCTGGAGCGGCTCAAGGAGGCGTTCCTGCGCGGCCCCTACGCCCGCCGCACCCCGCACCGGGTCGAGGCGCCGTTCCAACTGGTGCTCGCGGGACGGGTGGTGCGCGGCCGGATCGACGCGGTCTACCGGGACGCGGGCGGTGGCGCAGGGTCACCGCGCTACGAGGTGGTGGACTGGAAGACCGGCCGGGAGGACTCCGGCGACCCGCTGCAGCTCGCGGTCTACCGGCTGGCCTGGGCCGAGCAGGCGGGCGTTCCGGTGGAGCAGGTCACCGCCTCGTTCTGCTACGTGCGTTCGGGCCGGATCGAAACCCCGTCAGGACTTCCCGGCCGAAAGGAGTTGAGCGATCTTCTGATCGGGAATAGGTAG
- a CDS encoding ABC transporter ATP-binding protein yields the protein MTEQLKPAEPVLHLDGVSRTHGHGAAEVHALRAVDLRVHPGELVAVMGPSGSGKSTLLTLAGGLDSPTGGRVVVEGTVLGELDRKKLAAVRRRSVGYVFQDYNLIPALTAAENIALPRELDGVSARAARREALAALEELNIAELADRFPDDMSGGQQQRVAIARALIGDRRLVLADEPTGALDSTTGESVLSVLRARCDAGAAAMMVTHEARHAAWADRVVFLRDGLLVDETTRQDAGSLLVTAAANARKDGQP from the coding sequence ATGACCGAACAACTCAAGCCGGCCGAGCCCGTGCTGCACCTCGACGGGGTGAGCCGGACGCACGGCCACGGCGCGGCCGAGGTGCACGCGCTGCGCGCCGTCGACCTGCGGGTCCACCCCGGCGAACTGGTCGCCGTGATGGGGCCCTCCGGCTCCGGCAAGTCGACCCTGCTGACCCTGGCCGGCGGCCTGGACAGCCCCACCGGCGGCCGGGTCGTCGTCGAGGGCACCGTCCTGGGCGAGCTGGACCGCAAGAAGCTGGCCGCCGTCCGCCGCCGCTCGGTGGGCTACGTCTTCCAGGACTACAACCTGATACCCGCGCTCACCGCCGCCGAGAACATCGCGCTGCCCCGGGAGCTCGACGGCGTCTCCGCCCGGGCCGCCCGCCGGGAGGCGCTCGCCGCGCTCGAGGAACTGAACATCGCCGAACTCGCCGACCGCTTCCCCGACGACATGTCGGGCGGCCAGCAGCAGCGCGTCGCCATCGCCCGCGCCCTGATCGGCGACCGCCGCCTGGTGCTCGCCGACGAACCCACCGGCGCCCTCGACTCCACCACCGGCGAGTCCGTGCTCTCCGTGCTGCGCGCCCGCTGCGACGCCGGCGCCGCCGCCATGATGGTCACCCACGAGGCCCGGCACGCCGCCTGGGCGGACCGGGTGGTGTTCCTGCGCGACGGCCTGCTGGTCGACGAGACCACCCGGCAGGACGCCGGCAGCCTGCTGGTCACCGCCGCCGCCAACGCGCGGAAGGACGGACAGCCGTGA